The following DNA comes from Sulfitobacter pacificus.
GCAGGATCTGTTCCCGCAGGGTGAGTTGGGCAAAGGCCTTCACGGGCGCACCGTCAATTCAGCCCGCGCAGCACCCGCATCCGCAGTTGCAGAGCCGCTGCTGACCCGCAGCCCCGCCGCTTTGAGACTGGCCTCAGCCTGTTGCAGGGAGTCGAGTCCGGGGGCTTCGACTGTCAGGCGCAATATATCGTCGGCCCATGCCAATTGGCGGAACTGGACTGTGCCTTCCTGCGCCAGCAACGCCTGCGACACGCGATCCATCAGCGGTAAAAACGCGGATCCGTGCCGGGGTTGGTTCAGGGCGGTGAGCTGGCGTAAGGTCAATGAAGGGTCCGCTTCCACGGAGGCATTTGGCAGACGGGCGGCAAGGCTGGCAGACGCCTGACTTTTCAGATCATCCGCAATGGCGCTTTGTGCGCGCGCATCAGCGGCTGCAATGGCCAGATGCCCAATTGCGGCAAATGCAATGCTGGCGGCCAGCAGCTTCAGCGGCCGCAGCAGCCCGCGGGAAGGTTGATGAACCCCTTGCCGAAGGTCAAAGACAGCAAGATCAGCGACCGGGGTCAGCCCGTCTTGCGATCTGTCTACCCAGCGCATCCCCTCGGGCAAAGACGCCCCAAAGCTTTCGACCTCTGGCATTTTGGCGCGGTGCCAAAGCGTGACCAACATGTCGCTGCGGGCTGCAAAACCGGTGCCATCAGACACCCGTACCAGGGTTCTGTCCCACTCCCGGAATGCCCGCCAGCTGTGCTGCCCCGCTTCATTTGGCTGGCCCGGTGCAATCAGCATTTGTTCCGCTACAAGGGCACGGTCAGGCGTGGCACTGATACGTCTGGCAAAATCGTCAGCATCCAATGTTGCCGCCAGATGCCGCGCCTCCGGCGTTCTACCGCAAAGGGCGAAATGAGTCTGTTCAATCGGGCACCCAGCAGTTTCTTCCAGCGCAAACGGCAGGGCGGCAAGGCGCTGGCGGGCGGAGCGCACCGGCAAATCAAGCGCATGCAGGGCGACCAGCTCGGCCGGAATAATCTCGATCAGCTGTTTTTGATCTGGTGCGACCAGCTGTGTCAGGGGCCGAGATACGGGCGGAGTATGGAGCGGAACCGCCGGCGGTTGGTCAAGTTTCTTGGCCCCGTCTAAATCTTCGAAAAGACCGGTATCATTTTGATTTAACTGTGTTTTATTTCTTTTCACAGTGGGTTTCTATGCTAGGGTCCAAAGCGGGGATTCTTGGCGGCTTTCCTTATCTGATGACGGTGACACTACCTATAAAACGGATCAGACAGGGGAAGAGTTTCACGATGTTGCATAAATTTGGCATCAGCAAACCCAAAAAGAAGCGGGACCCGCAGGCAGGTGTGACCTTGATCGAGATGATGGTTGTGCTGGTTATCATTGCGGTGGTCGCGGCCATGGTTGTGCCGAATGTGATCGGGCGACCGGATGAGGCGCGGGTGACCGTGGCGCAAAGTGATTTGCGCTCTATCGCCGGGGCGCTTGAAATCTACCGGCTGGACAACCGCAGCTATCCCACCACCGCACAAGGGCTTTCAGCCTTGGTCGAACGTCCCACCGTGCCACCGGAACCTGTCAGCTGGGCCTCTGACGGCTATCTGAGTGTGATGCCGCAGGATCCTTGGGGTGTGCCATATGTGTATCGGTTTCCCGGCGAAGCTGGCCGGTTTGATCTGATCACCCTTGGCGCTGACGGGCAACCGGGCGGCGAGGGGGCTAATGCCGATATTGCCTTTGGTGCGGCACAAGCGGCCAATGGGTAGTGCCCGGTTAAAAGACAGCGGTGTAACCTTGATTGAGGTGCTGATCGTGCTCGTCCTGATTGGCGTCAGTGCCGGGGTGGTGACCTATGCCCTGCCGTCGGCCCGTGCTGCGCGCACGATTGAGCAGGAAGCGAACTTGCTGAGCGCACGGATAAACCTTGCGGCAGAACGCAGCCTGATCAGTGGTCAGCATTATCGGCTGGACTGGACCGTGGCGGGCTATCGGTTTTTGCAATGGCAGGGGCAGGCATGGACAGTCGCCACTGCCGCGCCGCTGAATGAGGAACATCAATTGGCTGGCGGGGCGCTCCTGTCGCAAACTGGCGGTGACCGTCGGGGCAATCTACGGATCACACCTGATTTAGTGCCGTCCGCCGAAGGGGTCGCGCAACTGCGGCTTGTGGCGGGGGGTATTCAACAGTTGATCACCTTTGATGGCTTTGCCGCCCAAACGGGGCAGGGGGGCTCATGACAGAGCAACGCGTGCCAGATGCCGGTTTTACCTTGATCGAGACTCTCGTGGCCCTGACGGTGCTTGCTGTAGGAGCGATGACATTGTTGACTGGCGTTGAGCGTCATGCGGCGGGCACGCGGGGCTTGTCAGACCGGGTTGTGGCACGATGGGTGGCAGAGAATGCCATTGCGGCAACATCACTGGGGCTGGCGATGGAGGGCCGCTGGCACAACGCGCTTGGGGTGGATTGGACCGTGCGGCAAGACGCCCGCGCCTTGCCCGGTTCGGGATTACATGCGGTGACAGTGCGGGTTGCGGATGCAGCGGAGGGGGCGGATGCATCATTGGTCACCCTGACCGGCTATCTTACCCTGAAGGGAGGCGTGCAATGACAGCAAGGCACCTATGGCTGGTCAGTTTCTTTGTCGCTCTGGCGTTGCTGGCGTCACTAGTGTTTGCGGCGACCCGGCTTGGCTGGCATCTTTCCGGGCATACGGATGTCTTGCCCATGGAGGTAAGTGCGCCGCCCGTCGATCAATCGATAGAAGCGCCACGTGACATCAATGCGATCCTTGCGCTGGCCCCATTTGGCCAAGCTGTTGCAGTGGCGCAGACCGTAGCCCCCGCAAACGCGCAGCAGCGGTTGGACCTTGCGTTGCGTGGTGTGCTTGTTGACCCTGATCCAGAACAATCGCGGGCATTTGTGCTGGCCGCAGGAAGCACCTCGGTCTTTCGCATTGGTGAGATGGTTCAATCTGCCGAATTGGTTGCGATCAACGCAGATACAATCACGTTAAAAGACGGTGGCGCGTTGTTGATTGTTGGATTTGACGGTATGGTGACTGGTGACAGCGCCGCCCCTTCACAGACAGCGGAGCCAGAGGTGGGCGATCCGAACGATCCATTTGCCAGACTGGCCGCAGCCCTTGTGCCCGGTCATGGCTCGATTGACCTGCGCGAGGCACCGCCGCCAGAGACCACAGAGGAATACATTAACCTGTGGCGTGGCCGGATCACCCAGAACCCGCAGGCGGCGATGGACAGCGTGGGTGTTGAACTTGTGGACAACGGGTATCGGATCAAGGCAGACCCCAACATCGGGGTCACTTTGGCTGGGCTAAGGCCCGGTGATGTGGTAACGCGGTTGAACGGACAGGCTGTTGGGGATCTCGACAGTGATCGCCTGCTATATGACGATGTAGCAGCATCCGGCATCGCACGGCTGGAAGTGGTGAGGGACGGTCAGGCATTATTGCTGACCTTTCCGCTGAGATAATGAGGATGGGGAGGAGCAGCATGCGCAGATTGACCGCCCATCTTGTACTTCTGGTATTCTTGTTGCCTTCTGCGCTTTGGGCGCAATTGGACAATGCCAAGGCTGATTTCGTGATCAACCTGCGCAATGCTGAAATTTCCGTGCTGGCCGAACAAGTGTCTGAAATCACTGAACGCACATTGGTGATCAACCCTGGTCTTGCGGGGGATGTGACGGTGATCTCTGCCAAACCCCTAACGCAGGCAGGCGTCTGGTCCTTGTTTCAATCCATGCTGCGGGTGCGCGGTTTTGTGGCGGTTGAGGCCGGGGTGATCTGGGAGATTGTCCCCGAAACCCAATCCGTTGCCAAAGGAGGTGCTGCCGGTGCCGGTAGTCCGGCAGGAGATCAGGATGTGGTCACTAAACTGGTGCCGCTCGCGCGGCTGCCTTCTGCCGAGGCGGTGCGGGTGCTGCGCCCGCTGGTGGCCCAGAACGGATATATCGAGGCGCTGACAGATCCGAACGCCATTATCATTACTGACACGCAGGCCAATGTGGACCGCATTGTTGCCATCGCCCGCACATTTGACACACCCGAGGAACAGCGCACCGAGGTGATCCGATTTGCTTTTGCCGAGGCAGAGACCGTGGCGCAAGCCATGACCGAGGTGCTTGGATCTTCTGGGACGGGGGCAAAAATCTCTGTTGATACGGCTTCCAATCTGCTGCTGGTACGTGGCACGGAGAGGGACATCAGCCAGATCAGGCAGCTTGCCCGTGACCTTGACGTCGCCCCACGCAGCAATCCAAGAGTGCAAAAACGCACACATCTTTATGCATTGAAATACGGCGATGCCGAGGTTGTCGCCGCCATTGTTGCAAACACCCTGCAAGGGGGCGCGGATATTGCCAATCCGGTGGCGCAGGCGGTGGAGGGTGATCAGGTGCCCTTGCCATCTGGCCCGGCGCCAGAGGTCTCCGTGCAGGCCTCGACTGAAACAAATTCCATTGTTATCCGTGGCACGGCGACCCAAATTCAGGAAGCCACCAGTCTGATTGCAGCGCTGGACCAGCGGCCTGCGCAAGTGATGATTGAGGCCGCCATTGTCGAAGTCTCCGGTGAGGTTGCCGAACGGCTTGGTGTGCAACTTGGCCTTGGCGAGAATATTCCTCGCGGCGGTATTGCGGCGACGTCCTTTGGTAACGGTGGCGCCTCGCTTGGCAATGTCCTGAGCGCCCTAGGCGTTAGTCAGGCATCGGGTCTGGCCAGTGGTCTGACATTGGGCGGTGCAGTCGATAACTTTGGCATTCTGGTGCAGGCGCTGTCGCAATCAACACAGGCCAATCTGCTGTCAACACCATCAATCACCACCACGGACAATAAACCGGCGACCATTGTGGTGGGTCAGAACGTCCCGTTCCGCACCGGATCTTTTGCGACGGATGGCAATACGGCCACGCCCTTCACCACCATCGAGCGGCGCGATGTCGGTATCACCATGCAGGTGCTGCCGCGTGTGACCTCGAACGGGGTTGTGCGGCTGGACATTTCGCAGGAGGTCTCAAGCCTTGTGGATGCAAATGTCGAAGGAGCGGCCGATCTGGTGACAAATCGGCGGGTAATCGAAACCACGGTGCAAGCACAGGACGGTGGCACCATTGTGCTGGGCGGGTTGATCACCGACGACAGCAGCGCGGTCAATGGCAAGGTTCCGGGGCTAGGCGATACGCCAATCATCGGCGGGTTATTCCGCTCGCGCAGCAAAAGCCAGACCCGGCGCACCCTGTTTGTCTTTATGCGCCCCACGGTCATCGACAGCCAGCACAAGGCGACAGCAGTGGCACAACGCCAGTTCAAACGGATCCGCGAGGCCGATGCCGCGGAACCGCCACGCAGCCTGTTGAAAGAACGCAAGGTCGAACGGCTGCCGCTGGAGATCAACGGGCTGTATTGAGGGCGGGTTTTACACCACCCAGATTGCTACCCCGACAGCAAACGCAGGAAAAGGCACTGTCTAAGGACTACGTGCAGTGCCTTTTTCTGGATAGAGAACTCCCCTTTCACATCTCATCGGTTCAATTAATAAACCGATGTATTGAAAAATTGATTGCGTTGGCCGCGCTAATCGTCAAGCTTCTGAGAAGCAGAACCTTTTCAAGAAAGCGGATATGTCTGTCGTTGCCAAAGCCCTCGCATTGCTGAACCACTTTTCCGTGGATTGTCCCGAAATCGGTCTGTCGGATCTGTGCCGTGCGGCTAAACGTGACAAGGCCACGACCTATCGTCATCTCACGGCGCTGCAGGATCTGGGGTTTGTGGAACAGAACCCGCGCACCAAATCCTATCGGATTGGCCCTGCCGTCTTGCATCTGGCGGATCTGCGTGAAGCTACCGTGCCACGGCGCAGCGGTGCCCTTGCCCCTCTGCAAACACTTGCGGATGCCATTGGTGAAACCGCACATGTTTCCGTGCTGTCCGGTTACACGCTGCATGCCCTGGCCTTTTGTGAATCGAATTTGCACAGCACACGTGCGGTGATCGACCTGCAGACCCTGCCGCTGCATGCCACGGCATCGGGACTGTGCGTTTTGGCCTTTGGCCCGCCAGAGTTGATGCCCGTCGCAACAGCGGGGTTGGCGGCGTTCACCTCTCATACCGCCGCCACAGAGGAGCAGCTGCAAGTGCTGGTGGATGCCGCCGCCACACAGGGGTTTGCCATCTCGGATCGCGGGCTTGAGGCGGATATTCACGGGCTTGCCGTGCCGGTCTTTGACCACACAGGCCAAGTGGCGGGCAGCGTTGCGGTGGCCAGTGTCTCAAGCCGGATCACGCCTGCCCGTATACAGGAAACCAAACATCAGCTTGTCAAAGCCAGTCAGGACATCACCCATAATTGGGGCGGACGGGTGCCGTCGAAGGTTCAGGCGCTTTGGGATGCAACATTAACCTCTGACAGCAAAAAGGCCCTTACATCATGAAAGATTCCAATTTTCTGAAAGAGAACAACGCACGCCATTTCTGGCATCCCATGACTTCGCCCGAAGACAGTATGACAGAACCGCCCAAAATCATCGTATCCTCTGAAGGGGTGCGGATCCGTGATATTGATGGTCATGATACTGTTGATGCTGTGGGCGGCTTGTGGAACGTCAATCTTGGTTACTCCTGCCAGCCGGTGAAAGATGCCATTTCCAGCCAGCTGCAAACCCTGCCGTATTATTCGACCTTTCGCGGCACCAGCAATGATGCGGCGATTGAACTATCTTATGAGCTGGCACAGTTTTTTGCCCCCGACGGGTTAAGCCGTGCGTTTTTCACCTCTGGGGGGTCGGATTCCATCGAAACCGCTTTGCGGCTGGCCCGTCAGTATCACAAGCTGCGCGCAGAGCCGGGGCGCACCAAGTTTCTAAGCCTTAAGAAAGGTTATCACGGCACCCATATGGGCGCGGCAAGCGTCAACGGAAATGCCAATTTCAGGGCGGCATATGAACCCTTGATGCCCGGCTGTTTTCACATTCCGGCCCCCTATACCTATCGCAATCCCTTCAATGAAACCGACCCTGCCAAGCTGGCGCAGCTTTGTGCAAATGCGCTGGAAGACGAGATCGCATTTCAGGGGGCCCATACCATCGCGGCCATGGTCATTGAACCTATCCTCGGGGCAGGCGGGGTGATTGTACCACACCCCAGTTTCGCGCCAATGGTTCAGGAGATTTGCAACCGCCACGGTATCTTGTTGATCACAGATGAGGTGATCACCGCCTATGGGCGCACCGGTGCATGGACCGGGGCCCGCCTGTGGGGCATCAAGCCGGATATGATGGCGACAGCCAAGGCGATCACAAACGGGTTTTTTCCTTTCGGTGCTGTGATGCTGGGGGATCGGATGATTGACGCCTTCGAAGGCAATCCGGCAGCCAAAATCGGGCACGGCTATACCTATTCCGGCCATCCGGTCGGGGCGGCTGCTGCATTGGCCTGTCTGGCAGAAACCAAACGGCTGAATGTTGTCGAAAACGCCGCCGCGCGGGGCACGCAGATCTATGAAGGCTGCAAGGCGCTGATGGAAAAACACGAGATCATTGGTGACGTGCGTGGCGGCCACGGGTTGATGACAGCGATTGAACTGGTCAGCGACCGTGCCACGAAAAAGCCGATAGATGGCGCACGGGCAGGGGTGGTTCAGGACGTGGCCTATCAGAACGGAGCCATGGTGCGGGTATCGGGGCCGAACATCATCCTGTCACCGCCGCTGGTACTGACGCAGGCGGATGCGGATGTGATCCTTTCGGCGCTGGATGTTGGGCTGGCCGCGGCCTAGAGCTGGCGAAGGCGGTTAGGTCTCCAGCCCAAGGATTGCGCGGGCCTGTTGCCATGTGGCGACGGGGCGCTCGTATTTCTCGCACAGATCGACCGCACGCTGCACCAGCGCCGCGTTCGACGGGGCAAGGCGTTCGCGATCCAATCGTATGTTATCTTCTAGGCCGGTACGGGTGTGACCACCTTTGGCAATAGACCATTCATTGATGGTCAGCTGGGCCGGTCCAATGCCTGCGGCACACCATTGCGCATCAGGCGCAAGCCGTTTCAGCGTTTCAATATAGAAATCAAAGATCGGCTCATCCGCCGGCATCGCGTTTTTCACCCCCATGACAAATTGCACGTAAAGCGGCCCCTTGAGCCGCCCATCCGCGGCCATTCTTGCAGCATGTACAATATGCCCAAGATCAAAGGCTTCAATCTCGGGCTTCACCTTATAGGTGATCATCTCAGCGGCCAGCCAATCGACCAGATCGGGGCTGTTTTCATAGACCCGTGTGGGAAAGTTGTTTGACCCCACCGTCAGGGAGGCCATGTCGGGTGCAAGTGGCAACATGCCACCACGTTCACGCCCGGCACCGGACCGCCCGCCGGACGAGAATTGCACAATCATGCCGGGGCAGTGTTTTTCCAAACCTTCTTTCAATGCCGCAAAACGTTCGGGGTCAGAGGTCGGCTTGCCCGCATCATCACGCACATGGCAATGGGCGATGCTGGCCCCGGCTTCAAAAGCCTGTTGGGTGCTTTCAATCTGTTCGGCGATGGTGACCGGCACAGCGGGATTGTCGGCCTGTGTCGGCACAGATCCGGTGATGGCGACACAGATGATACAGGGGTTGGTCATGGCGTTCTCAGATATCAAAAAAGATGGTTTCATCCGGCCCTTGCAAATGGATGTCGAACCGGTAACTGCCATTTGCCTGTTGTTTGGCAAGCAGGGTTGGCACACGGTTTTGATGTTCGATCCGTGTCAGGATCGGATCCACGGCATTCGCGGCGGCCTCGTCTTCGAAATAGATCCGGGTGTGCAGGCCGATGTTGATCCCGCGGGCCACAATCCATGCGGTGATATGGGGTGCCTGCATGCGCCCATCGGGAAAGGGCACCGCACCCGGTTTGACGGTCTCAAAGGTGAATTCGCCAGTCTCCATATCCCCCGGTGAACGGCCCCAGCCGGTGAAATTAGGATCAGCTGTACCGCGTGTTTCATTGGCGGAGGCAAACAGGCCCGCCGCATCGGGTTGCCAGATTTCGATCATCGCATCGCGCAACGGTGTGCCGGTGCCATCATAGACAATGCCCTTGATGGTGATCTCGCTGCCCTGTACCGGGCCGGTCTTCATCGAGGTGCCAAGGTCACCACCGTAAATCTCAATGCCGGTAAAGTTGGGTGTGCAGCCGATATGCACATAGGGCCCCGCCGTCTGGCTGGGGCTTTCGCGCAGATGGTTCAAAGGTTGTACCATGATCACAGCCCCTCCTTGCGGTTCTCGAAATAGGTTTGCCGCCGGCCGCGCAGCACGATGTCGAATTTGAACGCACGGCTGTCCATCGGGACAGTGCGGTTCATGTCCAAGGGTGCGGTCAACGCGTCAATCGCCGCTTGCGTTTTAAGGATTCCGACGATGGGGCACAGTTTGATATGCGGATCCCCTTCGAAATACATCTGGGTGATCAGACGCTGGGCAAAACCATGCCCGAAGATCGAGAAATGGATATGGGCAGGGCGCCAATCGTTCATGCCGTTGGGCCAAGGGTAGGGGCCGGGTTGGATACTGCGAAATTCGTAACTGCCATCCGCCCCGGTGATGGTGCGTCCACAGCCGCCAAAGTTGGGGTCCAGCGGTGCCAGATAGCTTTCTTTCTTGTGACGATACCGCCCGCCTGCATTGGCCTGCCAGACCTCCAGCAAGGCACCGGGCACACCGCGACCGTTTTCATCCAAGACTCGCCCATGCACGATGATGCGCGGGCCAATTGCGCTTGCACCATCCTGCGCGTAGTTGTGGATCAGATCGCTGTCCAGTGCGCCCAGCATGTGATGGCCAAACATTGGCGCGGTTTCTTCGCTAAGCGTGCTGGGGAAGGACAAAAGCGCGGCCTGCGGGCTGCGTTTGATGCTGGTTTTATAAGGCGGGGTCAGCGCCTCGGGCTGCCAGTTGCGGTCGCGTGGGATATAGCCGCCGGTTTTGGCGGGCATGTCGGCACTGCTCATAAAGGGACTCCCATCTCGGCAAAGGTCTGTTTGGCCAGTTTAATCGCATGGTTGGCTTTCGGCACACCCGCATAGACCGCCACATGCATAAACGCCTGCATCACATCCTGCGGGCTGGCACCTGTATTGGCCGTGGCGCGGATGTGCATCGGGATCTCCTCAAAGTTGCCGGTTGCAGCTAGCAAGGACAGGGTCAACATCGAACGCTCGCGGTCACTGATGCTGTCATTTGACCACAATGTGCCCCAGGCCCCTTCGGTAATCATGTCTTGGAATGGGGTGTCAAACGTTGTGCGACTGGCCTCTGCACGGTTTACATGGGCATCCCCCAGAACCCTGCGCCGGGTGGTCATGCCTTTTTCGAAACGATCGGACATTGTCGATCTCCCTTGTAAACCGATCTGGAGGCGTTGTTCAGTTGGCCCTCAATAGGGCAGCCCGACATAGTTTTCCGCCATTGCCTGTTGCGCAGCCTTATTGGTGCGCAGGAATTCTATTTCTGCAACCTGCATTTTCAGGTCGAATGGTGTTTGATCCGGGTAGCTGTGCATCAGAGAAGAGAACCACCAGCTGAACCTTTCTGCTTTCCAGACGCGGGCCAGTGCCTTTTCAGAATAGCTGTCGATGCCATTGGTGCTGTTGTTTTCGTAAAAATCACGTAACCCATTATAAAGGTAGTGCACATCCGATGCGGCAGTGTTCAGCCCCTTCGCCCCTGTTGGTGGAACAATATGCGCAGCATCACCGCAAAGGAACAGCCTGCCCCAGCGCATGGGTTCGGTCACAAAGGACCGCAGCGGCGCGATGGATTTCTCGATGCTGGGGCCGGTGACCAATTTATTCGCCTGTTCGTCGGGGATGCGGCGTTTCAGCTCCTGCCAGAATGCGGCATCTGTCCAGTCTTCAGGCCGATCTGAAGACGAACACTGAATGTAATAGCGGCTTAGCTTTTCATTGCGCATTGAACACAGGGCAAAGCCGCGCGGCGAGTTGGCATAGATCAGCTCATTGTTGACCGGGGGTGTGTCAGACAGGATGCCAAGCCAGCCAAACGGATAG
Coding sequences within:
- the gspL gene encoding type II secretion system protein GspL, with amino-acid sequence MKRNKTQLNQNDTGLFEDLDGAKKLDQPPAVPLHTPPVSRPLTQLVAPDQKQLIEIIPAELVALHALDLPVRSARQRLAALPFALEETAGCPIEQTHFALCGRTPEARHLAATLDADDFARRISATPDRALVAEQMLIAPGQPNEAGQHSWRAFREWDRTLVRVSDGTGFAARSDMLVTLWHRAKMPEVESFGASLPEGMRWVDRSQDGLTPVADLAVFDLRQGVHQPSRGLLRPLKLLAASIAFAAIGHLAIAAADARAQSAIADDLKSQASASLAARLPNASVEADPSLTLRQLTALNQPRHGSAFLPLMDRVSQALLAQEGTVQFRQLAWADDILRLTVEAPGLDSLQQAEASLKAAGLRVSSGSATADAGAARAELTVRP
- the gspG gene encoding type II secretion system major pseudopilin GspG — translated: MLHKFGISKPKKKRDPQAGVTLIEMMVVLVIIAVVAAMVVPNVIGRPDEARVTVAQSDLRSIAGALEIYRLDNRSYPTTAQGLSALVERPTVPPEPVSWASDGYLSVMPQDPWGVPYVYRFPGEAGRFDLITLGADGQPGGEGANADIAFGAAQAANG
- a CDS encoding prepilin-type N-terminal cleavage/methylation domain-containing protein is translated as MPILPLVRHKRPMGSARLKDSGVTLIEVLIVLVLIGVSAGVVTYALPSARAARTIEQEANLLSARINLAAERSLISGQHYRLDWTVAGYRFLQWQGQAWTVATAAPLNEEHQLAGGALLSQTGGDRRGNLRITPDLVPSAEGVAQLRLVAGGIQQLITFDGFAAQTGQGGS
- the gspI gene encoding type II secretion system minor pseudopilin GspI — protein: MTEQRVPDAGFTLIETLVALTVLAVGAMTLLTGVERHAAGTRGLSDRVVARWVAENAIAATSLGLAMEGRWHNALGVDWTVRQDARALPGSGLHAVTVRVADAAEGADASLVTLTGYLTLKGGVQ
- a CDS encoding type II secretion system protein N; the encoded protein is MTARHLWLVSFFVALALLASLVFAATRLGWHLSGHTDVLPMEVSAPPVDQSIEAPRDINAILALAPFGQAVAVAQTVAPANAQQRLDLALRGVLVDPDPEQSRAFVLAAGSTSVFRIGEMVQSAELVAINADTITLKDGGALLIVGFDGMVTGDSAAPSQTAEPEVGDPNDPFARLAAALVPGHGSIDLREAPPPETTEEYINLWRGRITQNPQAAMDSVGVELVDNGYRIKADPNIGVTLAGLRPGDVVTRLNGQAVGDLDSDRLLYDDVAASGIARLEVVRDGQALLLTFPLR
- the gspD gene encoding type II secretion system secretin GspD, whose translation is MRRLTAHLVLLVFLLPSALWAQLDNAKADFVINLRNAEISVLAEQVSEITERTLVINPGLAGDVTVISAKPLTQAGVWSLFQSMLRVRGFVAVEAGVIWEIVPETQSVAKGGAAGAGSPAGDQDVVTKLVPLARLPSAEAVRVLRPLVAQNGYIEALTDPNAIIITDTQANVDRIVAIARTFDTPEEQRTEVIRFAFAEAETVAQAMTEVLGSSGTGAKISVDTASNLLLVRGTERDISQIRQLARDLDVAPRSNPRVQKRTHLYALKYGDAEVVAAIVANTLQGGADIANPVAQAVEGDQVPLPSGPAPEVSVQASTETNSIVIRGTATQIQEATSLIAALDQRPAQVMIEAAIVEVSGEVAERLGVQLGLGENIPRGGIAATSFGNGGASLGNVLSALGVSQASGLASGLTLGGAVDNFGILVQALSQSTQANLLSTPSITTTDNKPATIVVGQNVPFRTGSFATDGNTATPFTTIERRDVGITMQVLPRVTSNGVVRLDISQEVSSLVDANVEGAADLVTNRRVIETTVQAQDGGTIVLGGLITDDSSAVNGKVPGLGDTPIIGGLFRSRSKSQTRRTLFVFMRPTVIDSQHKATAVAQRQFKRIREADAAEPPRSLLKERKVERLPLEINGLY
- a CDS encoding IclR family transcriptional regulator, encoding MSVVAKALALLNHFSVDCPEIGLSDLCRAAKRDKATTYRHLTALQDLGFVEQNPRTKSYRIGPAVLHLADLREATVPRRSGALAPLQTLADAIGETAHVSVLSGYTLHALAFCESNLHSTRAVIDLQTLPLHATASGLCVLAFGPPELMPVATAGLAAFTSHTAATEEQLQVLVDAAATQGFAISDRGLEADIHGLAVPVFDHTGQVAGSVAVASVSSRITPARIQETKHQLVKASQDITHNWGGRVPSKVQALWDATLTSDSKKALTS
- a CDS encoding aminotransferase class III-fold pyridoxal phosphate-dependent enzyme, coding for MKDSNFLKENNARHFWHPMTSPEDSMTEPPKIIVSSEGVRIRDIDGHDTVDAVGGLWNVNLGYSCQPVKDAISSQLQTLPYYSTFRGTSNDAAIELSYELAQFFAPDGLSRAFFTSGGSDSIETALRLARQYHKLRAEPGRTKFLSLKKGYHGTHMGAASVNGNANFRAAYEPLMPGCFHIPAPYTYRNPFNETDPAKLAQLCANALEDEIAFQGAHTIAAMVIEPILGAGGVIVPHPSFAPMVQEICNRHGILLITDEVITAYGRTGAWTGARLWGIKPDMMATAKAITNGFFPFGAVMLGDRMIDAFEGNPAAKIGHGYTYSGHPVGAAAALACLAETKRLNVVENAAARGTQIYEGCKALMEKHEIIGDVRGGHGLMTAIELVSDRATKKPIDGARAGVVQDVAYQNGAMVRVSGPNIILSPPLVLTQADADVILSALDVGLAAA
- a CDS encoding 3-keto-5-aminohexanoate cleavage protein; amino-acid sequence: MTNPCIICVAITGSVPTQADNPAVPVTIAEQIESTQQAFEAGASIAHCHVRDDAGKPTSDPERFAALKEGLEKHCPGMIVQFSSGGRSGAGRERGGMLPLAPDMASLTVGSNNFPTRVYENSPDLVDWLAAEMITYKVKPEIEAFDLGHIVHAARMAADGRLKGPLYVQFVMGVKNAMPADEPIFDFYIETLKRLAPDAQWCAAGIGPAQLTINEWSIAKGGHTRTGLEDNIRLDRERLAPSNAALVQRAVDLCEKYERPVATWQQARAILGLET
- the pcaG gene encoding protocatechuate 3,4-dioxygenase subunit alpha, producing MVQPLNHLRESPSQTAGPYVHIGCTPNFTGIEIYGGDLGTSMKTGPVQGSEITIKGIVYDGTGTPLRDAMIEIWQPDAAGLFASANETRGTADPNFTGWGRSPGDMETGEFTFETVKPGAVPFPDGRMQAPHITAWIVARGINIGLHTRIYFEDEAAANAVDPILTRIEHQNRVPTLLAKQQANGSYRFDIHLQGPDETIFFDI
- the pcaH gene encoding protocatechuate 3,4-dioxygenase subunit beta, giving the protein MSSADMPAKTGGYIPRDRNWQPEALTPPYKTSIKRSPQAALLSFPSTLSEETAPMFGHHMLGALDSDLIHNYAQDGASAIGPRIIVHGRVLDENGRGVPGALLEVWQANAGGRYRHKKESYLAPLDPNFGGCGRTITGADGSYEFRSIQPGPYPWPNGMNDWRPAHIHFSIFGHGFAQRLITQMYFEGDPHIKLCPIVGILKTQAAIDALTAPLDMNRTVPMDSRAFKFDIVLRGRRQTYFENRKEGL
- the pcaC gene encoding 4-carboxymuconolactone decarboxylase; its protein translation is MSDRFEKGMTTRRRVLGDAHVNRAEASRTTFDTPFQDMITEGAWGTLWSNDSISDRERSMLTLSLLAATGNFEEIPMHIRATANTGASPQDVMQAFMHVAVYAGVPKANHAIKLAKQTFAEMGVPL
- the pobA gene encoding 4-hydroxybenzoate 3-monooxygenase gives rise to the protein MKTQVAIIGGGPSGLLLSQLLHTRGISSVVLERKTKQYVLSRIRAGVLEQGLVGLMEEAGCAARLHAEGIEHDGTLISYGDEMFRVDFIEHTGKPVMVYGQTEVTRDLYDAREKVGGQIEFNVEDVVIQGADTEAPKVRYTVDGQAREIDCDFVAGCDGFHGVSRQAIPLEVRREYEKVYPFGWLGILSDTPPVNNELIYANSPRGFALCSMRNEKLSRYYIQCSSSDRPEDWTDAAFWQELKRRIPDEQANKLVTGPSIEKSIAPLRSFVTEPMRWGRLFLCGDAAHIVPPTGAKGLNTAASDVHYLYNGLRDFYENNSTNGIDSYSEKALARVWKAERFSWWFSSLMHSYPDQTPFDLKMQVAEIEFLRTNKAAQQAMAENYVGLPY